From Micrococcus porci, one genomic window encodes:
- a CDS encoding RNA-binding domain-containing protein, with product MSSPERAGAGTANGTADALLDRLLHEWEHETAEFKTAETKYDRDKLGKYVSALSNEARLRDCSAGWFVLGVDNTRTVVGTAAFSREGQLLELSRRVAEGIDQNLTVRQIHEVERAGKRVLILEIPPAPRGMPVSWQGHFYARNGESLGSLSLDKLDEIREASHQPDWTNTLIPSARLEDLDPDAVARARQGFHERHSRIPVEEVESWSDHEFLERARLMRLGQLTRAAVLLLGGPTAASLLEDHPGQLTWQLKGEQEAYEHFYPPLLLSVGDLATRIRNVKLRLMPPDELIYREVGKYEDTSILEALYNAVAHQDYRRHSRILVVEHPDRLEITSVGEFFAGAPEDYLVDAQPPRAYRNPALVQAMQTLNLVDQMGYGIHRMVSAQMRRFMPLPDYDLTRIGEVTLTLHGAVIDERFSQLLMARRDLPFESVLALDRVQKGLAITAEAASHLRRQGLVEGKRPRLRISPSVAAETQDMAAYVRTRPQSDAHYTRLLIDYLTANGGSDRKGIDALLSPLLNQALDENQTRNKISNLLAKLRRQGRIKNIGSRPQPHWTVVGEAGP from the coding sequence ATGTCATCCCCGGAACGAGCCGGTGCCGGGACGGCCAACGGCACCGCTGACGCACTGCTTGATCGACTGCTTCACGAATGGGAGCACGAGACGGCCGAGTTCAAGACAGCGGAAACCAAGTACGATCGCGACAAGCTCGGCAAATACGTCTCCGCACTGAGCAACGAAGCGCGTCTTCGTGACTGCTCTGCCGGCTGGTTCGTCCTGGGAGTGGATAACACACGCACCGTCGTCGGGACCGCAGCGTTCTCTCGGGAGGGGCAACTCCTCGAACTCTCACGGCGAGTGGCAGAGGGCATCGACCAGAACCTGACCGTTCGACAGATCCATGAAGTCGAGCGCGCAGGCAAGCGCGTGCTGATCTTGGAAATCCCCCCTGCTCCAAGGGGAATGCCGGTGTCGTGGCAGGGGCACTTCTATGCCCGCAATGGCGAGAGCCTGGGCTCTCTCTCACTGGACAAGCTGGATGAAATCCGCGAGGCCTCCCACCAGCCGGATTGGACCAACACCCTGATCCCCTCCGCTCGTTTGGAAGATCTGGACCCGGATGCCGTCGCTCGGGCACGCCAGGGATTCCACGAACGCCATTCAAGGATCCCCGTCGAGGAAGTGGAAAGCTGGAGCGATCACGAGTTCCTCGAACGCGCCCGGCTCATGCGATTGGGTCAGTTGACCCGTGCCGCGGTCCTCCTGCTCGGGGGCCCCACGGCCGCCAGCCTCCTGGAAGACCACCCCGGACAGCTCACCTGGCAGCTGAAGGGCGAGCAGGAAGCATACGAGCACTTCTATCCGCCGTTGCTCCTCAGCGTCGGCGACCTGGCCACGCGGATCCGCAATGTGAAGCTCCGTCTGATGCCGCCCGACGAACTGATCTATCGAGAGGTCGGCAAGTACGAGGACACCAGCATCCTCGAGGCCCTGTACAACGCCGTCGCTCACCAGGACTACCGACGCCACTCACGGATCCTCGTCGTCGAGCACCCCGACCGACTCGAGATCACCAGCGTGGGAGAGTTCTTCGCCGGCGCGCCCGAGGACTACCTGGTCGACGCGCAGCCTCCTCGGGCATACCGAAATCCGGCCCTCGTCCAGGCGATGCAGACCCTCAACCTCGTCGATCAGATGGGCTACGGCATCCACCGTATGGTGAGCGCCCAGATGCGGCGCTTCATGCCGCTGCCGGACTACGATCTCACGCGAATCGGTGAAGTCACGCTGACGCTCCACGGCGCCGTGATCGACGAACGCTTCTCTCAACTGCTGATGGCACGTCGAGACCTGCCGTTCGAGAGCGTCCTGGCCCTGGATCGAGTGCAGAAGGGGCTGGCGATCACCGCAGAAGCGGCTTCACACTTGCGCCGTCAGGGACTCGTGGAGGGGAAACGTCCGCGCTTGAGGATTTCCCCGAGTGTCGCTGCCGAGACCCAGGACATGGCGGCCTACGTCCGGACGCGGCCTCAGTCGGATGCCCACTACACGCGGTTGTTGATCGACTATCTGACAGCGAACGGCGGGTCAGACCGCAAGGGCATCGACGCTCTGCTGTCGCCACTGCTGAATCAGGCCCTCGATGAGAACCAGACCCGGAACAAGATCTCCAACCTCCTGGCCAAGCTACGGAGACAGGGCAGGATCAAGAACATCGGGTCACGCCCCCAGCCACACTGGACCGTCGTCGGGGAGGCCGGGCCATAG
- a CDS encoding site-specific DNA-methyltransferase yields the protein MSMDKLRGTSPDLTQDNVARLAELFPTVVTEARDEDGQVTRAVDFDLLRQELSDHVVEGPQERYHLDWPGKRAAAFAANAPTTATLRPDREESVDFDTTKNVFIEGDNLEVLKVLQESYLGKVKMIYIDPPYNTGNDFVYADDFAESTADYLQRSGEIDDDGARLRANPETNGRFHSDWLSMMYPRLKLARNLLTEDGAILASIGEREVSNLRAILNELFGETNFVGELVWEKKKKGAFLSSHVTNVKEYILVFCRDRSSFGGLIGEVTHAAETYPVIKSTNSRGIRTIPAGIASNYSERDHEVGAGTRLTSGNMEMILLSDLIIRDGRLAHDVEVESNWIYSQTLIDQFSLSGDLYITRDLYIRRHVREPRTKMLKDLLMMRGESTSGSTFTLEPSLHSDGWGTNEDAFGELHSILGEQNLMDFPKPSKLIAKLIRSVTWADSDAIILDFFAGSGTTGQAVTQLNAADGGRRQYLLVQLNEAAEESSALRRAGFSSISALSRERLRRSAAAVRETSGTERLDLGFRAFRLDASPFVERNHSADSITPDMLAELENPVLADRSPEDLLTHVLLAWGLDLSATIETVSLAGEEVYDVEDGALLAALGSTVSDELAHAMAERHPDRALFLDSGFVSDAARINVEQIFREVSPGTDVKVL from the coding sequence ATGAGCATGGACAAACTGCGGGGCACGTCCCCAGACCTGACCCAGGATAACGTGGCCCGTCTTGCGGAGCTGTTCCCCACGGTGGTCACGGAGGCCCGAGACGAGGATGGCCAGGTCACCCGTGCCGTGGACTTCGACCTGTTGCGTCAGGAGCTCTCCGATCACGTGGTGGAGGGCCCGCAGGAGCGGTATCACCTGGACTGGCCGGGCAAGCGCGCGGCGGCGTTCGCGGCGAACGCCCCGACTACGGCCACCCTGCGGCCGGACCGTGAGGAGTCCGTGGACTTCGACACCACGAAGAATGTGTTCATCGAGGGCGACAACCTCGAGGTGCTCAAGGTGCTGCAGGAGTCCTACCTGGGCAAGGTCAAGATGATCTACATCGACCCCCCGTACAACACGGGCAACGACTTCGTGTACGCGGACGACTTCGCAGAGTCGACCGCGGACTACCTTCAGCGCTCAGGCGAAATCGACGACGACGGGGCGCGCCTGCGAGCGAACCCGGAGACCAACGGCCGCTTCCACAGCGACTGGCTGAGCATGATGTACCCGCGGCTGAAGCTGGCGAGGAACCTGCTCACCGAAGACGGAGCGATTCTTGCGAGCATCGGGGAGAGAGAAGTTTCCAACCTCCGTGCAATCCTAAATGAGCTTTTTGGTGAGACAAACTTTGTGGGAGAACTGGTTTGGGAGAAGAAGAAGAAGGGGGCATTTCTGTCCTCCCATGTGACAAATGTCAAGGAGTATATCCTCGTGTTCTGCAGGGACCGGAGCTCGTTCGGTGGATTGATCGGGGAGGTCACTCACGCGGCAGAAACATATCCGGTCATCAAGAGCACGAACAGTCGAGGGATCCGCACTATTCCGGCGGGAATTGCATCCAACTATAGCGAAAGAGACCATGAGGTTGGCGCGGGAACACGTCTCACTTCTGGAAATATGGAGATGATCCTCCTTAGTGACCTGATTATCCGCGACGGGCGCCTGGCCCATGACGTTGAGGTGGAGAGCAATTGGATCTACTCGCAGACACTGATTGACCAGTTCTCGCTTTCAGGGGACCTCTATATAACGCGTGACCTATATATACGCCGCCATGTTCGCGAGCCTCGCACCAAGATGCTCAAGGACCTGCTAATGATGCGCGGGGAGAGCACATCGGGCTCAACGTTCACACTGGAACCATCGCTTCATAGCGATGGGTGGGGAACTAATGAAGATGCATTTGGCGAGCTCCACAGTATTCTTGGTGAGCAGAATCTCATGGACTTCCCAAAACCATCGAAGCTCATAGCAAAACTAATCCGCAGTGTAACCTGGGCCGATTCCGATGCAATCATCCTGGACTTCTTCGCGGGCTCCGGGACGACCGGACAAGCTGTCACCCAGCTGAATGCCGCCGACGGTGGCCGCCGTCAATATCTTCTGGTGCAGCTCAACGAGGCTGCTGAAGAGTCATCTGCATTGCGACGGGCAGGATTCTCGTCGATATCGGCCCTGTCCCGTGAACGGCTCCGCCGGTCCGCGGCCGCCGTTCGCGAGACCTCGGGCACCGAGAGACTGGACCTCGGCTTCCGCGCCTTCCGCCTCGACGCCTCGCCCTTCGTCGAGCGGAATCACTCCGCGGACAGCATCACGCCGGACATGCTTGCCGAACTGGAGAACCCCGTGCTCGCGGACCGGAGCCCGGAGGACCTCCTCACCCACGTTCTCCTGGCCTGGGGACTCGACCTCTCCGCCACCATCGAGACCGTCTCCCTCGCCGGCGAGGAGGTGTACGACGTCGAGGACGGCGCACTGCTCGCAGCCCTGGGGTCCACCGTGTCCGACGAGCTCGCCCACGCGATGGCAGAACGGCATCCGGACCGTGCTCTGTTCCTGGACTCCGGCTTCGTCTCAGACGCGGCCCGGATCAACGTGGAGCAGATCTTCCGCGAGGTCTCCCCTGGTACGGACGTCAAGGTGCTGTGA
- a CDS encoding DUF4391 domain-containing protein gives MPDVLYAWPSAARVGRRVPKESLYGAGHVSPAVRELFVSSVDRITWDYKLAGGTIGISGTPEVPEIQVFRVRAKGDDVPDQVLAAIDRAVQQPVFFEVTRGLDDAEVRLGATYKIAGSAPAAEYARTAWLPACAPRRPIPTGVDMAQVYAQVLRPLLGVRMEPGERPQAIAARLVALRELERRHAAVASRHRRERQFNRKVELRKELKGIEQEMEQWR, from the coding sequence ATGCCTGACGTCCTGTATGCGTGGCCTTCGGCCGCTCGCGTCGGTCGGCGCGTGCCCAAGGAGTCCTTGTACGGAGCAGGCCACGTCTCCCCGGCGGTGCGAGAGCTGTTCGTGAGCTCGGTGGACCGGATCACGTGGGACTACAAGCTGGCCGGGGGGACAATCGGCATCTCCGGCACGCCGGAGGTGCCGGAGATCCAGGTCTTCAGAGTGCGGGCCAAGGGCGACGACGTGCCAGACCAGGTGCTCGCCGCCATTGACCGGGCGGTACAGCAGCCAGTCTTCTTCGAGGTGACGCGCGGGCTGGACGACGCCGAAGTGCGGTTGGGGGCGACCTACAAGATCGCCGGCTCGGCGCCGGCCGCCGAGTACGCCCGCACCGCCTGGCTGCCGGCGTGCGCGCCGCGCCGCCCGATCCCCACCGGGGTGGACATGGCTCAGGTGTACGCACAGGTCCTCCGGCCTCTGCTGGGCGTACGCATGGAACCCGGGGAACGGCCGCAGGCGATCGCGGCACGACTGGTGGCGCTGCGGGAGCTGGAACGGCGGCATGCAGCCGTGGCGAGCAGGCACAGACGAGAACGGCAGTTCAACCGCAAGGTGGAGCTGCGCAAGGAACTCAAGGGGATCGAGCAGGAGATGGAGCAGTGGAGATGA